In Flavobacterium praedii, the DNA window TTCTGTCGGCTCCTTCTACACGGGCAACAAGGATGTATTTGTCATTCCATTTTATGGCTCCAGCATTGAATGTTGCGTTAATGGCAATTCTTTCCAGAAGCAATGGATTTGTACTTGGATCAAAATCAAATCTCCATTCTAGTGGGGTGTGTGCTGCTGTTAAAATTGGGTTTTTATAACGAGTGTATATTCCGTTTCCAATTCCGTCTTGTGGTTCATTTTTTCTTTGAATTAAAGAGTTAAAATGATTGAAAAGTTCGGATTTTATTTGTTTTAAATCGGTGTTCAGTTCTGTTGTGTTCATAATTGAAAGTTCTAAATCAAGTATTATTTGTTTAATTTTCGTTTTTCATTAAGTTCATCTTCAATTGTTTGTAATTTTTCTTCCGATAATGGATAGAATAAGATGAAAAGTAATGATATGGTAGCTGCTATAGCTGGGAGAATACTTAGCATTAATAGTATTCCGTTTTGGGTTGTAATGGATTGTACGACATTAGCTTGGAATCCAAAATAACCTAATAGCCATCCTGTTGCGGCACCACCAATTGTCCAGCCAAATTTTTGTGACATCGAAGAAGCCGAAAAAATTAGTCCAGTGGCTCTTCTTCCTTGTTTCCACTCCGAATAATCAGCGCTGTCGGCATACATAGACCAGATTAATGGGAAAATACAACCTGCACAAATACTAATCATTACTTGGAAAAGCATTATAAGTACCACATTTTCTTTTCCGATGTAATAGAAAAATACACTTAAAATTGCGGCTAGTACCATAGCACCAAAAAAGGTTTTCTTTTTACCAATTTTATTAGCAATTGGAGTAGCGGCAATCACTCCAATGATGTTGGCAGCTTGTCCCAATACTAAATAAAGTGTGGTTGGAGTCATGGCAAAATTTTCGCCCAAAATATTGAAACTATAACTTATCGTACTGCTAACATAATATTTGAAATAATAAACTGCAGCACCGTCACGGATTGAATTGAATACCAAAGCACCAATTCCTGCTCCTAATAATATCCACCAAGGTCTGTTTTTGAGAAGATCATTTAGATCTTCTTTTAAATTTGGTTTTTCGTCATTTATAGGTTGAACTCTTTCTTTGGTAAGAAAAAAACAAGACCAAAAGAATATTGTAGTGATGATTCCAAATACGATTATGGTATACAACCAACCTGTTTTGGAGTTTAGATTTCCACCAAAATGATTTACCAGCGGTTCAATCAACCAAAGTGCCAGTAAGCTTCCTGCAAAAGCAAAAACCATACGATAGGAAGAAAGAGTGGTGCGTTCTTTTCGGTCACCAGACATTACACCAAGTAAAGAAGCATAAGGAACATTGATTACAGAATACACCATCATCATTAAGGAATAGGTAACATACGCATATATTATTTTCCCTTTTTCATCAAAGTCGGGTGTGTAAAAAGTCATGATTCCTATTATGGCAAACGGAATGGCTGTCCATAATAAATACGGTCTAAATTTTCCCCAACGGCTTTTGGTACGGTCTGCAAGGATTCCTACCAAAGGATCGAAACAAGAATCCCATATACGAGTGATTAAAAACATAGTTCCAACCACAGCTGGGGCTATTCCAAATACATCAGTGTAAAAAAACATAAGATACATACTGAAAATTTTCCAAAACATGGAGGAAGCTGCATCGCCAAGTCCGTAACCAACTTTTTCTTTTATGCTAATTTTATGTTCCATTATTTTTTTAGGGTTTGTAGTCATGGGGTTTATTTTTTATATAGATTTATTTTTGCAGCCTCTTTTTCAAAAAGAATATTGTCAAGATTGTAAAATTGAATAAAATCTTTTTCACTCACTTGTCCTTTGAAGGGGGCGTAATAATGCATTTTTTGTTCTTTTTCCTGCCAGCCGTGGTTTCTCCAAACTAAGGCATAGGAGATTTTGTAGGATTCCATAGCTTTCATCAAAGTATCTGTCCACCATTTGTCATACGGAATAGCTTCGTATCCTGTTTCGGCAAAGGCGATGATTTTATGTTGTTCTTTTGCAATTTTGTCTATTATTCCAAATTGTCGTTGGCAATTGTCCACAAAGGAATTGTCTTTCAAAGGGTCGTTATATTGGTATTTGTCAAAGCTTAAAACATCAGCATAATCAGAACCTGGATAATATTCTAGAAAGTCTTCTTTTGAAGCGAAATCGGCGGTATTGTATACATAAATTAAATTATGAACGCCTTTCTTTTGTAGATAATCAATAGTAAATTTCCAAAGGGTTTTAAACTCTTCAGGGCTTCCATTGTTTTTGCACCACCAAAACCAGGTTCCGGTAAGTTCATGAAACGGACGATATAGCAAAGGGATTGGATTTCCTTTTTTGTCTTTCAACGTTAAAATGTATTTTGCGGCTTCATCCAACCAGGCTTTGTATTTTTCATGACTTACGCCTCCAGGTAATGCAGAAGCTAATGATTTTGGGGTAGTATCCCAAGCATCTTTGCCAGTTAAAGGATTGTTATAATGCCAACTGATAGTAATAACACCACCTCTATTGTATCCATCAATGATGTATTGTCTCATTTTGTCAAAAGGAATGCCGTCAATATTCTTGTCGGATTTAGTTTCTAAGCCACCCAAATCCCAACCATACACAGCTGGAAAGTCTCCAACAACGTCTTTTACATCACTTCTTCCTGCTTCGTATTTCCAGTTAACTCCGTAAGCCAAATCGTCTTGATGACCAAATAATACACCTCTGTTTGCTGTTTTATACAAATTTTGGTATAATTGAATGGTTTTTTTTGTCGCTTTTTTGTCAGATAATGATAATTTAGTACTAGCTGTTTGTGAGAAAACAGAATATAACGTGCTAAAAGCAAATAAAATACTTAATATAGTTTTTGGTTTTGGCATTTTTTTAGAAATAAATTTTGGTTGGTTTGAATTTGTATTTTTAATTAATTGGTATTCAATTCAATTGTTTAAAAATCATAAAAAATAATTTGCGATTTTACTAATTATTTGTCAAAATGTTAAAAAAAATAATGCTTTAAAATGATCTTTGTTTTTTAAGAGTATTATTTTTTACAATAATAGAATTTCACTTTTCAAAGATAAAGTAATAACATGTGTTGAATTAATATTATTTTATCAATT includes these proteins:
- a CDS encoding MFS transporter, with the protein product MTTNPKKIMEHKISIKEKVGYGLGDAASSMFWKIFSMYLMFFYTDVFGIAPAVVGTMFLITRIWDSCFDPLVGILADRTKSRWGKFRPYLLWTAIPFAIIGIMTFYTPDFDEKGKIIYAYVTYSLMMMVYSVINVPYASLLGVMSGDRKERTTLSSYRMVFAFAGSLLALWLIEPLVNHFGGNLNSKTGWLYTIIVFGIITTIFFWSCFFLTKERVQPINDEKPNLKEDLNDLLKNRPWWILLGAGIGALVFNSIRDGAAVYYFKYYVSSTISYSFNILGENFAMTPTTLYLVLGQAANIIGVIAATPIANKIGKKKTFFGAMVLAAILSVFFYYIGKENVVLIMLFQVMISICAGCIFPLIWSMYADSADYSEWKQGRRATGLIFSASSMSQKFGWTIGGAATGWLLGYFGFQANVVQSITTQNGILLMLSILPAIAATISLLFILFYPLSEEKLQTIEDELNEKRKLNK
- a CDS encoding glycoside hydrolase family 26 protein codes for the protein MPKPKTILSILFAFSTLYSVFSQTASTKLSLSDKKATKKTIQLYQNLYKTANRGVLFGHQDDLAYGVNWKYEAGRSDVKDVVGDFPAVYGWDLGGLETKSDKNIDGIPFDKMRQYIIDGYNRGGVITISWHYNNPLTGKDAWDTTPKSLASALPGGVSHEKYKAWLDEAAKYILTLKDKKGNPIPLLYRPFHELTGTWFWWCKNNGSPEEFKTLWKFTIDYLQKKGVHNLIYVYNTADFASKEDFLEYYPGSDYADVLSFDKYQYNDPLKDNSFVDNCQRQFGIIDKIAKEQHKIIAFAETGYEAIPYDKWWTDTLMKAMESYKISYALVWRNHGWQEKEQKMHYYAPFKGQVSEKDFIQFYNLDNILFEKEAAKINLYKK